The proteins below come from a single Vidua chalybeata isolate OUT-0048 chromosome 1, bVidCha1 merged haplotype, whole genome shotgun sequence genomic window:
- the ID4 gene encoding DNA-binding protein inhibitor ID-4 isoform X1: protein MKAVSPVRHPSRKAQPGVAGGGGGHPALRCLAEHSGCKGGPPSGEEPAALCLQCDMNDCYSRLRKLVPTIPPNKRVSKVEILQHVIDYILDLQLALETHPALLRQQQPPPALHPGSCPAGTPRTPLTALNTDPAGSVNKPGDSILCR from the exons ATGAAAGCCGTGAGCCCCGTCCGGCACCCCAGTCGCAAGGCGCAGCCCGGCGTGGCGGGCGGAGGCGGGGGGCACCCGGCTCTGCGGTGCCTGGCCGAGCACAGCGGCTGCAAGGGGGGCCCGCCGTCGGGCGAGGAGCCGGCGGCGCTGTGCCTGCAGTGCGATATGAATGACTGTTACAGCCGGCTGAGGAAGCTGGTGCCCACCATCCCGCCCAACAAGAGGGTCAGCAAAGTGGAGATCCTACAGCACGTCATCGACTATATCCTCGAcctgcagctggctctggagACGCACCCAGCGCTGCtccggcagcagcagccgccgccCGCTCTGCACCCAGGCAGCTGTCCCGCGGGCACCCCCAGGACCCCGCTGACTGCCCTTAACACTGACCCG GCAGGCTCTGTTAACAAGCCGGGGGACAGCATCCTCTGCCGCTGA
- the ID4 gene encoding DNA-binding protein inhibitor ID-4 isoform X2: MKAVSPVRHPSRKAQPGVAGGGGGHPALRCLAEHSGCKGGPPSGEEPAALCLQCDMNDCYSRLRKLVPTIPPNKRVSKVEILQHVIDYILDLQLALETHPALLRQQQPPPALHPGSCPAGTPRTPLTALNTDPVRGRLC, from the exons ATGAAAGCCGTGAGCCCCGTCCGGCACCCCAGTCGCAAGGCGCAGCCCGGCGTGGCGGGCGGAGGCGGGGGGCACCCGGCTCTGCGGTGCCTGGCCGAGCACAGCGGCTGCAAGGGGGGCCCGCCGTCGGGCGAGGAGCCGGCGGCGCTGTGCCTGCAGTGCGATATGAATGACTGTTACAGCCGGCTGAGGAAGCTGGTGCCCACCATCCCGCCCAACAAGAGGGTCAGCAAAGTGGAGATCCTACAGCACGTCATCGACTATATCCTCGAcctgcagctggctctggagACGCACCCAGCGCTGCtccggcagcagcagccgccgccCGCTCTGCACCCAGGCAGCTGTCCCGCGGGCACCCCCAGGACCCCGCTGACTGCCCTTAACACTGACCCGGTAAGAG GCAGGCTCTGTTAA